From a single Bacteroidota bacterium genomic region:
- a CDS encoding DUF3127 domain-containing protein, whose product MSQEITAKLLYSLPEQTGTGKNGQWVKQDFIVETEDQYPKKICMSAWGDLVSTFKAFAPGTRLKINFRVESREYNGRWYTDVRPWRVTVDGTAPSSTPMDNTPVAAGAMSDPMSGSSGEADDLPF is encoded by the coding sequence ATGAGTCAGGAAATCACAGCAAAATTACTCTATTCACTTCCGGAGCAAACGGGTACTGGCAAAAATGGCCAATGGGTGAAGCAAGATTTTATCGTTGAAACGGAAGATCAATATCCAAAGAAAATATGTATGAGTGCATGGGGCGATCTGGTAAGTACCTTCAAAGCATTTGCACCCGGTACACGTTTAAAAATTAATTTCCGTGTGGAATCACGCGAATACAATGGTCGTTGGTACACGGATGTTCGTCCATGGCGCGTTACAGTAGATGGTACTGCACCGTCAAGTACTCCAATGGACAATACACCTGTTGCAGCAGGAGCAATGTCAGATCCAATGTCAGGCTCATCCGGCGAAGCGGACGATCTTCCATTCTAG
- the htpG gene encoding molecular chaperone HtpG, whose product MSTQHGKINVQTENIFPIIKKFLYSDHEIFLRELVANAVDATQKLKTLNTIAEKPVETGELFVEVIINKEEKTLTVRDRGVGMTGEEIEKYINQIAFSGAEEFVNKYKDQATAQLIGKFGLGFYSAFMVSDKVEIHSRSWQAEEADAVRWSCDGSPSYTLDKEPKTDRGTDIVLNVNEDSAEFLEPARIKNLLKKYCGFLPVEIRFEGEKMNNTEPAWVKKPADLKDEDYRAFYKELYPFAEEPLFWIHLNVDYPFNLTGILYFPKLKKNLEVQKNKIQLYCKQVFVTDAVEGIVPDFLTLLHGVIDSPDIPLNVSRSYLQSDSNVKKISNHILKKVADKLEELFKENRTDFEAKWDDIGVFIKYGMLSEEKFYDRAAKFCLLKNVDKKYFTFEEYRELVKVNQEDKDKKFIYLYSTQPEEQHIYVEGAKNKGYDVLWMDGVIDTHFVNFLEQKLEGSSFARVDADTVDKLINKEESKVSVLNEEQQNALKEIAESVVNKEIYHVNFESLTEKDAPVMVTRPEFMRRMKEMSATGGGYSFMGEMPDQYNLVVNNNHPLMSKVLSEENTEKKTQLMQQAIDLALLGQGLLKGEAMSNFMRRSVEMLGKD is encoded by the coding sequence ATGAGCACACAGCACGGTAAAATCAATGTTCAAACAGAGAACATCTTCCCTATTATTAAGAAATTCCTTTACAGCGACCATGAAATTTTCCTCCGTGAATTGGTAGCCAATGCGGTGGATGCTACGCAGAAACTTAAAACCCTGAATACGATAGCGGAAAAGCCGGTGGAAACCGGGGAGCTTTTTGTAGAAGTCATCATCAATAAAGAGGAAAAGACCTTAACAGTCAGAGATCGTGGTGTTGGAATGACGGGTGAGGAAATTGAGAAGTACATCAATCAGATTGCTTTTAGCGGTGCGGAAGAATTTGTCAATAAGTATAAAGATCAGGCAACCGCGCAACTCATTGGTAAGTTCGGACTCGGTTTTTACTCGGCCTTTATGGTGTCGGACAAAGTAGAGATTCACTCACGGTCATGGCAAGCCGAAGAAGCGGATGCGGTGAGGTGGTCCTGTGATGGAAGTCCCTCGTATACGCTCGATAAAGAGCCGAAAACGGATCGTGGAACAGACATAGTTTTAAATGTCAATGAGGATTCCGCAGAGTTTCTTGAGCCGGCCAGAATAAAAAATCTTCTTAAGAAATATTGCGGCTTTCTTCCTGTGGAGATTCGCTTTGAGGGAGAAAAGATGAACAATACGGAGCCGGCATGGGTAAAAAAACCTGCTGACTTAAAAGACGAAGACTATCGCGCTTTTTATAAAGAGTTATATCCTTTTGCAGAAGAACCGCTCTTCTGGATTCACCTCAATGTGGATTACCCTTTCAACCTTACCGGAATATTGTATTTCCCTAAACTGAAGAAAAATCTGGAAGTGCAGAAAAACAAAATTCAACTCTATTGCAAACAGGTTTTTGTGACCGATGCCGTAGAAGGAATTGTTCCGGATTTTCTGACCTTGCTTCACGGTGTTATTGATTCTCCGGATATTCCATTGAATGTTTCCCGCAGTTACTTGCAGAGTGATTCGAATGTGAAAAAAATCAGTAATCATATTCTGAAAAAAGTAGCCGATAAGCTGGAAGAATTATTTAAAGAGAACCGTACAGATTTCGAAGCGAAGTGGGATGATATAGGTGTGTTTATTAAATATGGAATGCTGAGTGAAGAGAAGTTTTACGACAGGGCCGCGAAATTTTGTTTGTTGAAAAATGTAGACAAGAAGTACTTCACTTTTGAAGAGTATCGTGAGTTAGTAAAGGTGAATCAGGAAGACAAGGACAAAAAATTTATCTATCTCTACTCGACGCAGCCGGAAGAACAGCATATTTATGTAGAAGGAGCAAAGAATAAAGGATACGATGTGCTCTGGATGGATGGAGTGATTGACACACATTTTGTAAATTTCCTTGAACAAAAATTAGAGGGAAGCAGTTTTGCGAGGGTAGATGCCGATACTGTAGATAAGTTGATCAACAAAGAAGAATCGAAAGTCTCTGTACTCAACGAAGAGCAGCAAAATGCGCTCAAAGAAATTGCGGAATCCGTTGTCAACAAAGAAATCTATCATGTCAATTTTGAGTCATTAACAGAAAAGGATGCACCCGTAATGGTGACCCGTCCCGAGTTTATGCGACGCATGAAGGAGATGTCGGCAACCGGCGGAGGATATTCTTTCATGGGAGAAATGCCGGACCAATACAATCTTGTCGTTAACAATAATCATCCGCTTATGAGTAAAGTCCTTTCTGAAGAGAATACGGAGAAGAAGACGCAACTCATGCAGCAGGCCATTGATCTTGCATTATTAGGACAGGGCTTACTGAAGGGCGAGGCCATGTCGAACTTCATGCGCAGGAGTGTAGAGATGTTAGGAAAGGACTAA
- a CDS encoding amino acid adenylation domain-containing protein, with translation MSTLPPGYQFEAVDFDPFGSSTITVPSTEVQKEMFMSVLLGGDPANCAYNESITLHLHGPVQKDKLKEAFRQIIVRHESLRSTFSEDGLLMHVFPSIDLPWREIANLDTSEKAATLDKYAREATLHVFDLINGPLVNMLLLHFNDNSHAVLVTGHHIVCDGWSLSLMIKDLSTIYSSLVKNEQPDLESAVSFITYANEQEHYLKSKEHEEVEKFWLDQYQGELPVVEFPPDNHRPTVRSFFAKRIDVTVPPELVNRLRQLSRKSNTSFVTIMLSSFEAFLYRITGQEDLVVGLPAAGQNVEGYYNLIGHCVNLLPLRSKIRPEQAFSDYLKDRKSYLFDAYDHQQFTFGSLLQKLSIQRDPSRIPLVPVVFNVDIGFTEGFSFEGCTFDVSTNPRHFENFEIFLNASGSGDKLVLECTFNNDLFDEDMMRLRMEEYIRLMTSIADDPSCKISHLEVRTEEEKAFLNSINDTDVNFNKPNGIHECIDQIASQLKPSQTAVVARAKSMTYRELSDISDRWASRLQKKGLKEGDFVGVCLPRTIELPAVLVSIMKAGGAYVPLDPAFPVDRLQYMVEDSNAGFIIITRELQNEFHFPEDKIIYIDALISETNGSTYTKYPVTKDSVAYILYTSGSTGKPKGVVIKHHGVVSVLTELAGKFGMSMEDRFLAITTISFDISVLEIFMPLMHGASVHLTTKEESFDPMWLEDYINKNSIRFIQGTPATFEILFSAGWKGNNDLVLLCGGEAMRIELVEKVLYYNKEIWNLYGPTEATIWATVQLFNNENLHLMRSGAMSIGKPIANTRVFIMDANGQPCPLGVSGELWIGGEGVALEYKNLPEMTREKFIPSPDNNGRVYRTGDRVVMDQDGYLHFMNRFDHQVKVRGYRIELGEIETNINECHGISQCVVMTVPDATGSNMLAVWFTTKEKDVDETDFIQKCKKALALKLPDYMIPTLWMKMDSFPLTPNRKVDRKALPKHTTAKPIDRNNVEFEQFSPLQLQIANVWKDTLKVPEVFLDDNFFEHGGYSILAVKLMVDLEKETGIRLPIAVLFTHSTIRKLSSLYDKPAEEGVWSPLVTIKAEGTRKPMYFVHGVSGNVFKYFALGKLLHPDQPSLGLQGFGLNGKDIPFTNMEEMAAYHIDALLKFQPNGPYMLGGGSFGGYLAYEMAIQLMEKGKEVSFLALYDLDAAKKTDFLPGGVKQLMGATLLASRFIKRATVLAKADKEERKNYFEARKKIKEVGELESWLDIFNVTEMIGEDAATYFKRVEEACYEALMNYKIKPYKGSLVLFRAKDGHYNNEYDEDLGWGNFVKGTTTVITVPGDHNSIFEEPNVPILAAKMNEILNKING, from the coding sequence ATGTCTACATTACCTCCGGGTTACCAATTTGAAGCAGTTGATTTCGACCCATTCGGTTCTTCAACGATCACTGTTCCTTCCACTGAAGTTCAGAAGGAAATGTTCATGTCTGTACTTCTTGGCGGAGATCCTGCCAACTGTGCCTACAATGAATCCATTACCTTGCATCTTCACGGACCGGTTCAAAAAGATAAATTGAAGGAGGCCTTCAGGCAAATTATTGTTCGTCATGAGAGCTTAAGATCCACCTTCAGTGAAGATGGCTTGCTGATGCATGTCTTTCCCTCTATTGATTTACCCTGGAGGGAAATTGCGAATCTCGACACTTCTGAAAAAGCAGCAACGCTTGATAAATATGCACGTGAGGCAACGCTGCATGTGTTCGATCTTATTAATGGGCCTCTGGTAAATATGTTGTTGTTACATTTTAATGACAACAGTCATGCCGTGCTGGTAACAGGACATCATATTGTTTGTGATGGATGGTCATTGAGTTTAATGATCAAGGATCTCAGTACGATTTATTCCTCGCTGGTAAAAAACGAGCAGCCGGATCTGGAATCAGCAGTTTCATTTATCACTTATGCCAATGAACAGGAACATTATCTGAAAAGTAAAGAACATGAGGAAGTAGAAAAGTTCTGGCTGGATCAATATCAGGGTGAGTTACCTGTTGTTGAATTTCCTCCTGATAACCATCGGCCAACAGTGAGAAGTTTTTTTGCAAAGCGGATAGATGTCACTGTTCCTCCTGAATTAGTGAATAGACTGCGACAATTAAGTCGTAAAAGTAATACAAGCTTTGTCACTATAATGCTCAGTTCATTTGAGGCCTTTCTTTATCGTATAACCGGACAGGAAGATCTCGTAGTAGGTTTACCGGCAGCAGGACAAAATGTAGAAGGGTATTATAATCTGATCGGACACTGTGTCAACTTGCTTCCATTGAGAAGTAAAATAAGACCTGAGCAAGCGTTTAGTGATTACCTGAAGGATCGAAAAAGTTATCTCTTCGACGCTTATGATCACCAACAATTCACTTTTGGAAGTTTGTTACAAAAACTAAGTATACAGCGTGATCCGTCAAGAATACCGCTAGTTCCTGTAGTTTTCAATGTAGACATTGGCTTTACAGAAGGCTTCTCCTTTGAAGGATGTACATTTGATGTTTCTACCAATCCCCGTCATTTTGAAAATTTTGAGATATTTTTAAATGCTTCCGGATCCGGTGATAAGTTGGTGCTCGAATGCACTTTCAACAATGACCTGTTCGATGAGGACATGATGCGATTGCGCATGGAAGAATACATACGGCTGATGACGAGTATTGCAGATGATCCTTCCTGCAAAATCAGTCATCTGGAAGTAAGAACTGAAGAGGAAAAAGCATTTCTAAATTCTATTAACGATACAGATGTAAATTTTAACAAGCCCAATGGTATACATGAATGTATTGATCAAATAGCATCTCAGTTAAAGCCCTCACAAACAGCAGTAGTTGCCAGGGCGAAGAGCATGACTTACCGGGAACTTTCTGACATATCTGACCGATGGGCGAGCCGGCTTCAAAAGAAAGGACTGAAAGAGGGTGACTTTGTAGGGGTATGCCTGCCACGCACCATTGAATTGCCTGCAGTTTTGGTAAGTATAATGAAAGCCGGAGGTGCATATGTACCGCTTGACCCGGCATTTCCTGTTGATCGACTGCAGTACATGGTGGAAGATTCCAATGCAGGATTTATTATTATCACGCGAGAATTGCAAAATGAATTTCATTTTCCGGAAGATAAAATAATATATATTGATGCTTTAATTTCTGAAACTAACGGCAGCACCTATACCAAGTATCCTGTTACCAAAGATAGTGTTGCTTATATTCTGTATACCTCCGGTTCGACGGGCAAACCGAAGGGCGTTGTCATAAAACATCATGGAGTAGTTAGCGTGCTCACTGAACTGGCAGGTAAATTCGGGATGAGTATGGAAGATCGTTTCCTGGCCATCACCACCATTTCTTTTGATATTTCAGTTCTCGAAATATTTATGCCACTGATGCATGGTGCAAGTGTGCATTTGACCACTAAGGAGGAATCTTTTGACCCGATGTGGCTGGAGGATTACATAAATAAAAATTCGATTCGGTTTATACAGGGAACTCCTGCCACTTTTGAGATACTTTTCTCCGCCGGATGGAAAGGGAATAACGATCTTGTACTTCTCTGCGGCGGTGAAGCCATGCGAATTGAATTAGTAGAAAAGGTCCTTTATTATAATAAAGAGATCTGGAATCTGTACGGTCCTACTGAAGCTACTATCTGGGCTACTGTACAACTTTTCAACAATGAAAATCTTCATTTAATGCGAAGTGGAGCGATGAGTATTGGAAAGCCCATCGCCAATACCCGCGTATTTATCATGGATGCTAACGGCCAACCCTGTCCACTGGGTGTGTCAGGTGAATTGTGGATTGGGGGGGAAGGTGTGGCCCTTGAATATAAGAATCTCCCTGAGATGACCAGAGAGAAGTTCATCCCTTCACCTGACAATAACGGAAGAGTCTATCGTACGGGTGACCGTGTAGTTATGGATCAGGATGGTTACCTGCATTTCATGAATCGATTTGATCATCAGGTAAAAGTAAGAGGATATCGAATTGAACTCGGTGAAATCGAAACAAATATCAATGAATGTCATGGAATATCGCAATGTGTAGTCATGACCGTACCGGATGCAACAGGAAGTAATATGTTAGCTGTTTGGTTCACTACAAAAGAGAAAGATGTAGATGAAACAGATTTTATACAGAAATGTAAGAAGGCGCTAGCATTAAAACTACCTGATTATATGATTCCCACTTTGTGGATGAAGATGGATAGTTTTCCGCTTACTCCCAATAGAAAAGTAGACCGTAAAGCATTGCCTAAACATACTACTGCAAAACCAATAGACCGAAATAACGTTGAATTTGAACAATTCAGTCCACTTCAACTACAGATTGCCAATGTCTGGAAAGACACTTTGAAAGTGCCGGAAGTTTTCCTTGATGACAATTTTTTTGAACATGGCGGCTATTCCATTCTCGCTGTAAAATTGATGGTTGATCTCGAAAAAGAAACCGGTATTCGTCTTCCAATTGCTGTTCTTTTTACACATTCAACCATTCGGAAACTCAGTTCGCTTTATGATAAACCAGCAGAAGAGGGAGTATGGAGTCCTCTCGTTACTATAAAAGCGGAAGGAACAAGGAAGCCTATGTATTTTGTACACGGGGTGAGTGGGAATGTATTTAAATATTTTGCTTTAGGAAAACTCCTGCATCCGGACCAGCCTAGCCTTGGCTTACAAGGATTCGGGTTAAATGGAAAAGATATTCCCTTTACCAATATGGAAGAGATGGCAGCGTATCATATCGATGCCTTGTTAAAATTTCAACCAAATGGACCTTATATGTTAGGGGGAGGATCCTTTGGAGGATATCTCGCCTATGAGATGGCCATTCAACTGATGGAGAAAGGCAAAGAAGTTTCATTTCTCGCGTTATACGACCTTGATGCGGCAAAGAAAACTGACTTTCTTCCCGGTGGTGTAAAACAGCTCATGGGAGCAACGTTACTTGCCAGCAGGTTTATAAAACGAGCAACTGTACTAGCTAAGGCGGATAAAGAAGAACGTAAAAATTATTTCGAAGCCCGTAAAAAAATTAAAGAAGTAGGTGAGTTGGAATCATGGCTCGATATTTTTAATGTGACTGAAATGATTGGTGAAGACGCCGCAACTTATTTTAAGAGAGTGGAAGAAGCCTGTTACGAAGCATTGATGAATTATAAGATTAAACCCTATAAAGGCTCATTGGTATTGTTCCGTGCAAAAGATGGACATTATAATAATGAATACGATGAAGATCTCGGCTGGGGAAATTTTGTAAAAGGAACAACAACTGTGATTACAGTTCCGGGTGATCATAATTCTATATTTGAAGAACCGAATGTGCCGATACTTGCAGCTAAAATGAATGAAATCCTGAATAAGATAAATGGTTGA
- a CDS encoding 4'-phosphopantetheinyl transferase superfamily protein, giving the protein MVDQRSQKSKVSVSAFDPSKHLPENKIIIVLEKVPLNLPAVLNLTTSEWERSAKLVREEDRQAFLYRHHLLRTWLSHWLNKLPTALFFETNPFGKPYLPDTEIQFNMSRCQDNLAFIFAPVMAGIDIEILRDPAPFLPIAKRFFHPEEQELISKGTNFFDIWTRKEAILKAQGIGLFDGLASVDCSKNTLFLQGHNYFLHTFKTPNAVISAAFENKDLPVEIFEEMDSATVTNI; this is encoded by the coding sequence ATGGTTGATCAGAGGAGTCAGAAATCAAAGGTTTCCGTTTCCGCCTTTGATCCGTCAAAACATCTCCCGGAGAATAAAATTATCATTGTTCTCGAAAAAGTTCCTTTAAATTTACCTGCAGTTTTGAATCTGACAACAAGCGAATGGGAGCGATCTGCAAAGCTTGTAAGGGAAGAAGATCGACAGGCATTTCTATATCGGCACCACTTGCTGCGTACATGGCTATCACACTGGTTGAACAAACTACCGACAGCACTTTTCTTCGAAACGAATCCCTTCGGAAAGCCCTATCTCCCGGATACGGAAATTCAATTTAATATGAGTCGCTGTCAGGATAATCTGGCGTTTATCTTTGCCCCGGTGATGGCCGGAATCGATATAGAAATCCTTAGAGATCCTGCTCCATTTTTGCCCATAGCCAAACGATTCTTTCATCCCGAAGAACAAGAGTTAATCTCAAAGGGAACTAATTTCTTCGACATTTGGACTCGCAAAGAGGCCATATTAAAAGCACAGGGCATCGGACTTTTTGATGGTTTAGCTTCCGTAGATTGCTCTAAAAACACTCTTTTTCTTCAGGGTCACAACTATTTCCTTCACACATTTAAGACACCCAATGCGGTTATCAGTGCTGCTTTTGAAAATAAAGATTTACCTGTGGAAATTTTTGAGGAAATGGATTCAGCAACCGTAACGAACATTTAA
- a CDS encoding ferritin, translating to MISKKIEKLLNQQIDLEADSSSFYLAMASWAERSGYNGVSAFLYRHSDEERLHMLKLIKFVNERGGAALIPALKSPPINFKGVSEVFELLLKHEVKVSNEINKLVEHCLADKDYTTHNFLQWYVAEQIEEERLARNLLDKIKLIGSDKGGMYLFDRDLETMQPHADQGV from the coding sequence ATGATATCTAAGAAAATTGAAAAATTATTGAATCAGCAAATTGACCTTGAGGCAGATTCCTCATCCTTCTATCTCGCCATGGCCTCCTGGGCAGAGCGCTCCGGATACAATGGTGTTTCCGCCTTTTTATATCGTCACAGCGATGAAGAGCGATTACACATGCTGAAGCTGATAAAATTCGTAAATGAGAGAGGTGGTGCTGCGCTTATTCCGGCATTGAAAAGCCCTCCCATTAACTTTAAAGGTGTTAGTGAGGTGTTCGAACTTTTACTTAAACATGAAGTGAAGGTGAGCAACGAGATTAATAAACTGGTGGAACATTGTCTGGCAGATAAGGATTACACCACTCATAACTTCCTGCAATGGTATGTTGCTGAACAAATTGAAGAAGAGCGCCTTGCCCGTAATTTACTGGACAAGATCAAACTCATTGGTTCCGACAAGGGAGGTATGTATCTCTTCGACAGAGACCTGGAAACCATGCAGCCACATGCTGACCAGGGGGTTTAA
- a CDS encoding PDZ domain-containing protein, protein MRYLLLPAVIVSLSLKTNAQDNPNAQKLEALLNMVSYAYVDSVDEKKITDDAIRALLKELDPHSVYIPADELKSANEPLVGKFEGVGIQLNILDDTIMVTQTIAGGPSEKLGIRSGDRIVLINDTSVANIGIKNSDVLKKLRGDKGTKVKVNIYRRGVPDLMVFTITRDKIPLYSLEASYEAAPGVGYIKISRFADTTVDEFRDALKKLKEEKQIHSLVLDLSGNGGGYLNRAIELADEFLSMGKRIVYTEGKNNPRQESFSTNTGGWEKGKLIVLVDENSASASEIVTGAIQDWDRGLVIGRRTFAKGLVQKPYPLPDGSAVRLTIARYHTPSGRCIQKPYEAGDENYDMDISKRYEHGELYSADSIHFIDSLKYETNAGRLVYGGGGIMPDVFVPLDTSMTSKYYDDLRRNGILNDFTLSYVDENRAELVAQHKDVYAYKQQFTVTPEFMNKFIAYAEKKSVKKDEAGFKTSEKLIRTQLKALIARDLWGINAYYVIINDINIFYTRALESLEDNTFEKMKIAGN, encoded by the coding sequence ATGCGCTACCTCTTGCTGCCTGCAGTTATTGTAAGCCTGAGTTTAAAGACTAATGCGCAAGACAATCCCAACGCACAGAAGCTGGAAGCCCTTCTCAATATGGTGAGTTACGCTTATGTAGATTCCGTAGATGAAAAGAAAATTACGGACGATGCTATTCGGGCGCTGTTGAAGGAACTGGATCCTCACTCCGTTTACATACCTGCAGATGAACTGAAAAGCGCAAATGAGCCCCTGGTTGGGAAATTTGAAGGTGTAGGAATACAACTCAATATTCTGGATGATACGATCATGGTGACTCAGACCATTGCCGGAGGACCTTCTGAAAAGTTAGGCATCCGTTCCGGTGATCGTATCGTGCTGATCAACGATACTTCCGTTGCTAACATTGGAATCAAAAACAGCGATGTATTGAAAAAGCTTCGTGGGGACAAGGGAACGAAAGTAAAAGTGAATATTTACCGTCGTGGAGTTCCGGACCTCATGGTGTTTACGATTACAAGAGATAAAATTCCACTTTATAGTCTTGAAGCCTCCTATGAAGCCGCTCCAGGGGTTGGTTATATTAAGATATCCCGATTCGCTGACACAACAGTTGATGAGTTCCGTGATGCACTAAAGAAATTAAAAGAAGAAAAACAGATTCATAGTTTGGTACTCGATCTGAGTGGTAACGGTGGTGGCTATCTGAACCGTGCGATTGAACTGGCGGATGAATTTTTAAGTATGGGTAAACGCATTGTTTATACAGAAGGGAAGAACAACCCACGTCAGGAATCATTCTCTACTAACACCGGTGGATGGGAGAAAGGAAAGCTGATTGTATTGGTAGATGAAAATTCTGCTTCCGCCAGTGAGATCGTTACCGGAGCCATTCAGGACTGGGATCGCGGTCTCGTAATCGGTCGACGTACTTTCGCAAAAGGATTAGTACAAAAACCTTACCCTCTTCCTGATGGTTCGGCAGTACGTTTAACAATTGCCAGATACCATACTCCGAGTGGACGATGTATTCAAAAACCCTACGAAGCAGGTGATGAAAACTATGATATGGACATCAGCAAGCGTTATGAACATGGTGAACTTTACAGTGCTGACAGTATTCACTTCATAGATTCTTTAAAGTATGAAACCAACGCAGGACGATTAGTATACGGTGGTGGTGGTATCATGCCTGATGTCTTTGTGCCACTGGACACCAGCATGACCAGTAAATACTATGATGACTTACGCAGAAACGGAATCCTGAATGATTTTACGTTGAGTTATGTGGATGAAAACAGAGCTGAATTAGTAGCTCAGCATAAAGATGTTTATGCTTACAAACAGCAATTCACTGTTACTCCTGAATTCATGAATAAGTTCATCGCGTATGCAGAGAAAAAATCGGTAAAGAAAGACGAAGCCGGCTTTAAGACATCGGAAAAATTAATCCGAACGCAATTGAAAGCTTTAATCGCCAGAGACCTTTGGGGCATCAATGCTTATTATGTTATTATCAACGATATTAATATTTTCTACACCCGGGCGCTTGAAAGTCTGGAAGATAATACATTTGAAAAAATGAAGATTGCCGGTAATTGA